The Pongo abelii isolate AG06213 chromosome 11, NHGRI_mPonAbe1-v2.0_pri, whole genome shotgun sequence genome includes a window with the following:
- the LOC134759556 gene encoding BTB/POZ domain-containing protein KCTD5-like — protein MRALPPAWGSLGAGLAGATCAAAVQDSERRGPAPSSLSKWLWLNIGGIYFLTTQQMLCQDLKYFLYCLYHANPDKDETVAYLMDRDPTYFGPVLNYLRHGKLVINKDLVEEGVLEKAEFYSITSLIKLVKDKIREQESKTSQVPMKHVYRVLQCQEEKLTQVVSTMSDSWKFEQLVSNGSSYNYGNEDQARFLYVVSKELHNTLYSTASEPSKKAKIL, from the coding sequence atgcgAGCACTGCCACCTGCCTGGGGCAGCCTTGGGGCAGGGCTGGCAGGGGCGACCTGTGCTGCTGCAGTACAAGACTCAGAGCGCCGTGGCCCAGCACCCAGCAGCTTGTCCAAATGGCTCTGGCTCAACATTGGTGGCATCTACTTTCTCACCACCCAGCAGATGCTGTGCCAGGACCTGAAATACTTCCTGTACTGCTTGTATCATGCTAATCCCGACAAGGATGAAACTGTTGCCTATTTAATGGACAGAGACCCCACCTATTTTGGGCCTGTGCTGAACTACCTGAGACATGGCAAGCTGGTGATTAACAAAGACCTTGTGGAGGAAGGAGTGTTGGAAAAAGCAGAATTTTACAGTATCACTTCATTAATAAAACTTGTAAAGGACAAAATTAGAGAACAAGAGAGCAAAACATCACAGGTGCCCATGAAGCATGTGTACCGCGTGCTTCAGTGTCAGGAGGAGAAACTCACACAGGTGGTGTCCACCATGTCCGACAGCTGGAAGTTTGAACAACTGGTCAGCAATGGCTCCTCTTACAACTATGGGAATGAAGATCAGGCCAGGTTCCTCTATGTGGTGTCCAAGGAACTTCACAACACCCTGTACAGTACGGCCAGTGAACCCAGCAAGAAGGCCAAGATTTTGTAA